One Hordeum vulgare subsp. vulgare chromosome 4H, MorexV3_pseudomolecules_assembly, whole genome shotgun sequence DNA window includes the following coding sequences:
- the LOC123446161 gene encoding uncharacterized protein LOC123446161 gives MWMRKKKAATTRPAARRRAPTSLGALWRRVVGPARGGKTKKTKTKKSKSKIGSLSRAFRVFSCVRGHGKGRMAARAARRY, from the coding sequence AtgtggatgaggaagaagaaggcggcgacgacgaggccgGCGGCCCGGAGGAGGGCGCCGACGTCGCTTGGGGCGCTGTGGCGGCGCGTGGTCGGGCCGGCGCGCGGAGGCAAGACCAAAAAGACCAAGACCAAGAAGAGCAAGAGCAAGATCGGGTCGCTCTCGCGCGCGTTCAGGGTGTTCTCCTGCGTCCGCGGCCATGGCAAAGGGAGGATGGCTGCGCGCGCAGCCCGCCGGTATTGA